From Strigops habroptila isolate Jane chromosome 1, bStrHab1.2.pri, whole genome shotgun sequence, a single genomic window includes:
- the SERPINB5 gene encoding serpin B5: MTMDALQLANTAFAVDMFKKLCEKDKTANIIFSPLCTSTSLALAYKATKGDTADQMKQVLHLKDVKDVSFGFQTITSDVSKLSSFFALKMVKRLFVDKSLNPTTDFVNSTKRPFPSELELVEFKEKTEETRQNINKSLSELTDGKMENILNEDSVSDQTQILLVNAAYFITNWMKKFPEAEIKECPFKVNKTETKPVQMMNLEATFCLGYVKELNVAILELPCLNKHISMLIMLPKEIEDETTGLEKLEKALTPETLLQWTNPSMMANTKVNVFLPKFSVEGDYDLKPLLESLGMTNVFNENASDFSEMCETKGVVMSKIIHKVSLEVNEQGGESLEVPGYRILQHKDEFKADHPFIFLFRHNKTRNVILSGRFCSP, translated from the exons ATGACAATGGATGCTCTGCAACTAGCGAACACTGCCTTTGCAGTTGATATGTTCAAAAAACTATGTGAGAAGGACAAAACAgccaatattattttttctccactgtGTACCTCAACGTCTCTGGCTCTGGCATATAAAGCTACGAAAGGTGATACTGCAGACCAAATGAAACAG GTACTCCATTTAAAAGATGTCAAAGATGTTTCTTTTGGGTTTCAAACAATAACTTCAGATGTTTCCAAACTCAGCTCTTTCTTTGCACTGAAAATGGTCAAACGGCTCTTTGTAGACAAGTCTCTTAATCCTACCACA GACTTTGTCAACTCCACAAAGAGGCCTTTTCCATCTGAACTGGAATTAGTGGAGTTCAAAGAAAAAACCGAGGAAACACGGCAGAACATCAACAAATCTCTTTCAGAGTTAACTGATG GCAAAATGGAGAATATTTTGAATGAGGATAGTGTAAGTGACCAGACTCAGATCCTCCTAGTTAATGCAGCTTATTTCATCACGAATTGGATGAAGAAGTTTCCAGAGGCAGAGATCAAAGAATGTCCTTTTAAAGTCAACAAG ACTGAAACTAAACCAGTGCAAATGATGAATCTGGAAGCTACTTTTTGCCTGGGCTATgtaaaagaattaaatgttGCTATCCTTGAGCTGCCATGCCTTAACAAACATATAAGCATGCTCATTATGCTGCCCAAAGAGATTGAAGATGAGACCACTGGCTTGGAGAAG ctggaaaaggcaCTCACCCCAGAGACATTATTACAGTGGACGAATCCCAGCATGATGGCTAACACCAAAGTGAATGTATTTCTTCCCAAGTTTAGCGTGGAAGGTGATTATGATCTGAAGCCACTTCTGGAAAGCCTGGGAATGACAAATGTCTTCAATGAGAATGCATCAGATTTCTCTGAGATGTGTGAGACAAAAGGTGTGGTTATGTCAAAGATCATCCACAAAGTCTCTTTGGAAGTAAATGAACAAGGTGGCGAGTCACTAGAGGTACCAGGATATCGGATTCTGCAACACAAAGATGAATTTAAAGCTGACCATccatttatctttctgtttagGCACAACAAAACCCGCAATGTGATTCTTTCAGGCCGGTTCTGTTCTCCTTAA